TGGATGATGGTAGCCCATAACTTGGATACTAGAAGAAACCTAGCTATCGATTTTATAGGAAATCTTCCAAGAATCTCAATCACCAAGTCTAGAGGGAGTCCATCAAAGCTGCTTGAGGTTTGTGGATTAGTGGTAAAGGTGGTTTTATTCTTTTTGCTGCGTGTGATCATCATGCTTgtttctaaaccctaaatatatcTCTCTCCATCTACTCTTTGccttttctcttttaaaagAGGAGCGTAGGTAATAAATAAGGTTATATATAGGTCTTGGTTAAAAACCCTAGATTAGATCTAACCCTAGTAAATCTCTCTAACTCCGTACACCAGAAGCTTAACTTAAAAAGGGGTCATGCTATTTAGACATGTCAGGAGTCAGGACCGAAACTCGGAATTCGAACCCACCCAATTCTATAAATTATCGGGTTTGTACTTAGTTGTATAATCAAAAAACTTAAGTCTTTTGACCTAAGCTTATTTGGACTTTAGATATTTTGGATTTAAACCCATTTGAGATATGACCGGCCAACAAACctcaaatttacattttaaaatagacTAGAGCTAAATCTGCGCAATCGGGtgttgatttcaatttttttatgatataaTTATATCTTGTTACACCATGATATACTGTATATAAAACTATACTACAATTTTGACAAATTAGTAATATATCTAAGATCGATGAAGTTAATATGGTTATTCATCTGCTACCGTCAATTGtataataaacttaaaaaatgaaaataatgttatttgtttaaaaatgagtttgaatatttttagcAAAAGTAAAAAGTAAGTCATCTTAAGTGTAATATTATTTCTATATtagtcatctttttttttgtaacactactATATTAgtcatctatcttattaaaacttagCATgtgtaatcaatttttttttatttgaacttAGAAAACAGATTATTAAATATGAATTGAGttaattaatataaactaataGGCTTATGTTTTCTAAACAATTTGAAACATAGCTTATCTATTTTCAAAGGcccattattattatattttttagtttgggCCATTTTTGTTTAGTTCTCTCGCTTAACACTGAATTTTAttaccctaaaaaaaaaatctaccagAAACATacatatcaaaaaaataaataaaaaaatgttcagaTTATAAAACTAATTGTTTCATCAGCTAAAACCATTTTTAAGGTTTCATCAGCATAAAATGGGTTTTGTATTCATGAGTGAATCAATTTCACTTGAACACGCCGCTTATTCTTATAGGGTTTGAGATTGCTGACCAAATGAAAATTTTTGTTAGCAGACATATTTTTTGTAAAGTGCTaaggaaaataattaaaataaactctctatttaattttaaatatatttatataatttcgtTCATTTGCTtatccgccctacgggcgggtccGACCCTAGTTAACAAtgtaattttgtattatttttccTTCAACTAActtagttattattaaatatatatcatatctaacatattattttaattttcaaaataagatatctaaaagattcTTAAGTATCTTTTTCAAAGATTAcacttaataatttattttaataatttatatttaaatataaatatttatttatttttgaaatttctgtcaaaataataaaattcataataaatgttaaatataattataaatgaatataaattcactttttatttatagaataataaataataaaattcataaaaataatatattttaatagtttatatttaaatataaatatttatttttgacatttccgtcaaaataataaaattcataataaatattaaatataattataaatgaatactaattcactttttatttatagaataagaaataaaaattctataatatttatatacataactcatattcataattaaattggtagaccaattaataaatataaacatttttttcttttttccatcTCTTCAacttataactaagtatttaccacaaactgaatatctaatttttttagaagttaaaatattctttttcttaatgATTCTTTCACTGTCGACCAAATTttagtaaaatgatttgtcttaataattttcttttctttttttaactattatccgtttacaaactataatatgaaaccattgatTCGACATCCAACTATCTAAGATTCAtgacatgaaaacaaacaaataatagtttttttattatcacatgaaaaaagcaaaaacatcaaacattttaaccgaacaaactaaataaatcttgatttaaaataattgttatattttaggagattgaaaaccaaaaaataacctaaaaccgaactgatatccagattaaacagattaatgtttccttattaaaaaataataaaactaataatcGCTTGGGAGGGTTATTAccgagttatatatatatatagtgctaAATTAAAAAGTGGGCAGTCCACAGTAGCATATTAATGGGCTTGCCCATCTAACCAGAGTGTAAAACTGGATCTTGTCAAATAAAGTCGGGGCTTTATGGATGGAGTCCATGGAAGCTGCAAAAAACGTATAAAATGGATAGGAATTTTGGATCCTGTTTTCATTAATGAAAttgaaacaaagaaaacaagttTAATGTAAACAGAAGTTTGATTAAGAGCATCAATATTTGTAATCAAGACTGATCAAGATGCTAAGCTCCGAACATTTTCATGTATTTCAAGAATTACTAGTTCATATATTTTCAGGCTATggacttgagaaacaaagacACTCTCTACGTGGAGTAATGAAAGAAACACTAATGGGAAAGgcatattttattattgaaacaagaaagagagaaaaaagctGGGAGTaatatcaaaagaaaaacataaatagcACTGCAAATCCACCACTAGACGATGAGAAAGTAATGATAAGGATGATGATAAGTGACGACTAATCAAAAGCGAACTTCATAAAATCCAAAAAGTAAATAAGATAATTTGAgctaaaaaataaccaaaactgCGGTGATTTTTTCCGTTTGCTCAAGCAGTTGCTGGTGGGTTAAGCTCATCCCAAGCTTTGATCCATGTGACCATGGCGTCTGCAAGCTTGTCAAAGTAGGGGTCTAGGGAGCTCAGCTTCTCCTTGACCATCTTCGAGAGCTCAATGTAGCATTGCTGAACAGTGGTTGCCTCCTTAGACAGCTTCACGTTCTGGAAGAAAGGAATGATATCCTCCTGCCAGAAGATTCCCTTGTATTCCTTCTTCAGGTTCACAAACGGGTTGCTCGCTTTGCTGTGGTATATGTATGGCAAACCGGTCTTCACTCCCAACCCCAAGTGGTCACAGATCAcctattacaaaagaaaagattagGTGAGCATCTGCTTCATTAACATTCATTAAGACGGTTTGAGTTCTATACCTTGATGCACCAACCAGCCCACATGTCGTCGTAGCGACCAATAGGCTGACCATCACCCATGAGACCAAAGTACATAGCTGGTCCAATCAAATCACGGTCGAAAGCCAAGTTCATACCGCACATTGGGAATAGTGTTCCCTTTGGGATGGTCATCACAGCATCCACATACCTAGCGTTCCTCTCCTTAGGCTTGACGAGCTGGGTAGGTGCGTCGTAGTCAGGGATGTTGAGCCAGAGACCATGGGAAACAGCAGTGGAAACACCTTCACGAAGACTGAAAGGGTATCCACGGACGAAGTCAGCACCTTCACGGTAAGGATCGTACAAGGTGTTGAAGAACAATGGAGTCGATGGACAGAGAAGGTTCTTGATGTGTTGCTCAAGAGCGTTCACTGCCTTCCCAGCTGGATCCTTAGCAacctatcaaataaaatatataaatgagacaagtgaccaaacaaaaaacacaataaaataaacaaaacgtGACGTTACATGACAACGACATGTAACCATATCGTAAAGGTAGGCTATAATGACACATAGAGATCAGACCAACAacaatgttgtcaacaaaagtAGAGACAGATCAACACTCATCAGTGGATCTACGGATCTGGTACAAAAAAACATAGAATTACACAATTGACCTAGCTAATCAGACAAGAACCTAAGATCTAACAtcaaagccaaaaaaaaaagtagatctAGATCCAAAAAAAGTGGAGGACTTACGAAGCAATCGTCATCAATGGTGAAGATGTACTTCTTCTTAGACACCATGTACCCAAAGCAGCGACAAGCAGAGTCCTTGAACGAGATGCAAGAGGCTTTGGGCCCGAGGATCCTGTTGATGTCGTTCCTGTTGTAGAGCTCGTAGTCGTAGCCCTCGGGGACGTGGATCTTCTTGGTGGGGTCTCCGTCCTGGACGATGATGAGATGGTAAGGCTGGAGGAAAGGCCTCCACATCTCGAGGAAGTCGAGGTTACGGATGGTGGGGATCACGATGTCGAGCTCATCTTTCAGCAGCGGTGTTGGGTTCACCGGAATT
Above is a window of Brassica napus cultivar Da-Ae chromosome A10, Da-Ae, whole genome shotgun sequence DNA encoding:
- the LOC106372172 gene encoding UDP-arabinopyranose mutase 2, with the translated sequence MVDPANTVGIPVNPTPLLKDELDIVIPTIRNLDFLEMWRPFLQPYHLIIVQDGDPTKKIHVPEGYDYELYNRNDINRILGPKASCISFKDSACRCFGYMVSKKKYIFTIDDDCFVAKDPAGKAVNALEQHIKNLLCPSTPLFFNTLYDPYREGADFVRGYPFSLREGVSTAVSHGLWLNIPDYDAPTQLVKPKERNARYVDAVMTIPKGTLFPMCGMNLAFDRDLIGPAMYFGLMGDGQPIGRYDDMWAGWCIKVICDHLGLGVKTGLPYIYHSKASNPFVNLKKEYKGIFWQEDIIPFFQNVKLSKEATTVQQCYIELSKMVKEKLSSLDPYFDKLADAMVTWIKAWDELNPPATA